The following proteins come from a genomic window of Phnomibacter ginsenosidimutans:
- a CDS encoding glycoside hydrolase family 2 TIM barrel-domain containing protein, protein MKKWFVMLMGCASMLQLAAQNIWENPTVYEENKEKPHTSFMLYQQAADVNADDFAASAWHQSLNGTWKFVYAANVESSLKDFYSDAVNTQSWKNIPVPSNWELQGFGTPIYTNITYPFPKNPPYVGKDNPVGTYRKTFTVPDTWSDKEVILHFGSISGCAFVYVNGQKVGMSKVAKTAAEFNITKLLRKGENQLAVQVYRWHDGSYLEDQDFWRLSGIERDVFLMAMPKQTIWDYFLKADLDAQYKIGRFSATVDIRDFTERTPTKGSIVVSVVSKAGFVAFTQTQAYTTNAAVTSVQFSGAIKNVAKWTAETPNLYQVIIEQKDASGATVAYTGSRIGFRKVEIKNAQLMINGVPLNVHGVNRHEHDDVLGHVPTKELMLKDIQLMKLNNINSVRTCHYPNDPLWYKLCDEYGLYLVDEANIESHGMGAEGQSWFDKEQHVAYRPEWAAAHLDRHRRMVERDKNHASVIIWSLGNECGNGPVFFDAYKWIKERDNTRPVQFEQSKEAANTDIVCPMYPRIEHMRQYANDSTKTRPYIMCEYSHAMGNSNGNFREYFNIIRSSKHMQGGFIWDWVDQGFKQQTADGRTYWGYGGDLGSYLYLNDENFCSNGLIAADRTPHPGLYEVKNVYAPIQFTAVDASKGIIAVENLFEFTALNNHAFQWEVLRNGLSYAKGSFTVTAAPHSKQTVQVSLPATDATAEWMLNVFAFTTTANATALVPAGHEVARAQFAIAGTYAVTANKGAGLTIEKDAKLLKFTAGDVSGEFDLNRGQFKKYSKKDALELTQLPTPYFWRAPTDNDFGNSMPQQLGIWRSAHQQAQVKKVTVGEQTAAGLPIEVQMELTGINVPYSIQYVILNNGSIQVTASMDMTNRSLPEMPRYGMRMQLPPAFDSLRYYGRGPWENYTDRNESALLGVYADKVANQFTANYIRPQENGYKTDVRWVQLTNSKGHGLRVEGVQPICFSALHHSAESMDPGMTKKQQHPTDLRPDKNVYLHIDLKQRGVGGDDSWGALPHAQYRLTQKQYSYSYILQLQ, encoded by the coding sequence ATGAAAAAATGGTTTGTAATGTTGATGGGTTGTGCAAGCATGCTGCAGTTGGCTGCACAAAACATTTGGGAAAACCCCACAGTGTATGAGGAAAACAAAGAAAAGCCGCATACCAGTTTTATGCTGTATCAGCAGGCAGCAGATGTGAATGCAGATGATTTTGCAGCATCAGCCTGGCATCAATCACTCAATGGTACCTGGAAGTTTGTGTACGCTGCCAATGTAGAATCTTCGCTCAAAGATTTTTACAGCGATGCAGTAAACACGCAATCGTGGAAGAACATTCCAGTGCCTTCCAATTGGGAACTGCAAGGGTTTGGTACGCCTATTTATACCAACATTACGTATCCGTTTCCTAAAAATCCTCCGTATGTAGGCAAAGACAATCCGGTAGGTACCTACCGCAAAACATTTACCGTGCCCGATACCTGGAGCGATAAAGAAGTGATACTGCATTTTGGTTCCATATCGGGCTGTGCATTTGTGTATGTAAACGGACAAAAAGTAGGTATGTCGAAAGTGGCTAAAACAGCAGCTGAATTCAACATTACCAAACTGCTGCGCAAAGGGGAAAACCAATTGGCGGTGCAGGTATACCGCTGGCACGATGGCAGCTATCTGGAAGACCAGGACTTTTGGCGTTTGAGTGGTATTGAAAGAGATGTTTTTTTGATGGCCATGCCGAAGCAAACCATTTGGGATTATTTTTTGAAAGCAGATTTGGATGCACAATACAAAATCGGCAGGTTTTCGGCAACCGTTGATATCAGAGACTTTACAGAACGTACTCCTACGAAAGGAAGCATCGTAGTAAGTGTTGTTAGCAAGGCAGGTTTTGTAGCTTTTACGCAAACTCAAGCGTACACAACCAATGCTGCAGTTACATCAGTACAATTTAGCGGGGCTATTAAAAATGTAGCCAAGTGGACTGCAGAAACGCCGAATTTGTATCAGGTAATCATTGAGCAAAAAGACGCCAGTGGTGCAACGGTAGCGTATACGGGTAGCCGCATTGGTTTCCGGAAAGTGGAGATTAAAAATGCGCAACTAATGATAAATGGTGTGCCGCTAAATGTGCATGGTGTAAACCGCCACGAGCATGATGATGTGCTGGGTCACGTGCCTACCAAAGAGCTCATGCTGAAAGACATTCAACTCATGAAGTTGAACAACATCAACTCGGTTCGAACCTGTCATTATCCCAACGATCCGCTGTGGTACAAACTCTGCGATGAATATGGTTTGTATCTGGTAGATGAAGCCAATATTGAAAGCCACGGCATGGGTGCAGAAGGACAAAGCTGGTTTGATAAAGAACAACATGTAGCGTACCGTCCGGAGTGGGCTGCGGCACACCTCGACCGCCATCGTCGTATGGTAGAAAGAGATAAGAACCATGCTTCCGTTATTATCTGGAGCCTTGGCAATGAATGTGGTAACGGACCAGTTTTCTTTGATGCCTATAAGTGGATAAAAGAAAGAGACAACACAAGGCCTGTACAATTTGAACAATCAAAAGAAGCAGCCAATACTGATATTGTTTGCCCCATGTATCCTCGCATTGAGCACATGCGTCAGTATGCGAATGACAGCACAAAGACAAGACCGTATATCATGTGTGAATACTCTCATGCCATGGGTAACAGCAACGGCAACTTCAGAGAGTATTTCAATATTATTCGCAGCAGCAAGCACATGCAAGGTGGCTTTATTTGGGACTGGGTAGATCAGGGTTTTAAACAGCAAACGGCAGATGGCCGCACCTACTGGGGTTACGGAGGCGATTTGGGCAGCTACCTCTACCTCAACGATGAAAACTTTTGCAGCAATGGTTTGATTGCTGCCGACCGCACCCCTCACCCCGGCTTGTACGAAGTAAAAAATGTATACGCACCCATTCAGTTTACAGCTGTGGATGCCTCCAAAGGCATTATTGCGGTTGAAAACCTATTTGAATTTACAGCTTTAAACAATCATGCTTTTCAATGGGAAGTGCTGCGCAACGGTCTTTCTTATGCTAAAGGTTCGTTTACTGTTACGGCGGCGCCACACAGCAAGCAAACAGTGCAGGTGTCATTGCCCGCAACCGATGCTACCGCAGAATGGATGCTCAACGTATTTGCATTTACGACAACGGCCAATGCCACGGCCTTGGTGCCTGCCGGTCATGAAGTAGCCCGTGCACAGTTTGCCATTGCCGGTACGTATGCAGTTACGGCCAACAAGGGTGCCGGTTTGACGATAGAAAAAGATGCTAAGTTGCTCAAGTTTACTGCCGGTGATGTATCGGGAGAGTTTGACCTCAACCGTGGCCAGTTTAAAAAGTACAGCAAGAAAGATGCTTTGGAATTGACCCAATTGCCTACACCTTATTTCTGGCGGGCACCTACCGACAATGACTTTGGCAACAGCATGCCACAGCAGTTGGGTATTTGGCGTTCGGCACACCAGCAGGCACAGGTAAAAAAAGTAACCGTGGGCGAACAAACAGCTGCCGGATTGCCCATTGAAGTACAAATGGAACTGACCGGTATCAATGTGCCGTACAGCATTCAGTATGTCATCTTAAACAATGGTAGCATACAGGTAACCGCCAGCATGGATATGACCAACCGTTCATTGCCAGAAATGCCCCGTTACGGTATGCGTATGCAACTACCTCCGGCTTTCGATAGCCTGCGCTACTACGGCCGCGGTCCTTGGGAAAATTATACCGACCGCAATGAGTCGGCACTGCTGGGCGTATATGCCGACAAAGTGGCCAATCAGTTTACAGCCAATTACATTCGGCCACAAGAAAACGGTTACAAAACCGATGTGCGTTGGGTGCAACTGACCAATAGCAAAGGCCATGGCCTGCGGGTAGAAGGAGTACAACCAATTTGCTTTAGTGCGTTGCACCACAGTGCCGAAAGCATGGACCCCGGCATGACTAAAAAACAACAGCATCCGACCGACCTTCGTCCCGATAAAAATGTATACCTCCACATTGATTTGAAACAACGTGGGGTAGGTGGCGATGACAGCTGGGGTGCCTTGCCACATGCACAGTACAGGCTTACCCAAAAGCAATACAGCTACAGCTACATTTTGCAATTGCAATAG
- a CDS encoding BNR repeat-containing protein: MQLPFGFTYNDEIDAASFFLLLGCHCAVFLPAQKLSPVVCGITTVGDGWAGNSVNTVIFRKHALTSVADTQFIAYYNQAGNVVLGKRHVADTGWQTVVTAFTGNIHDAHNSISIVADAAGYLHMAWDHHGHPLHYAKSEAPGSLRLHSMEMIGTQEQKVTYPEFHALPNGQLIFLYRDGSSGNGNLVINSYNPATGRWKRMHNNLIDGEGLRNAYWQACVDAKGRLHVSWVWRESPDVASNHDMCYAVSADGGDTWQQSNGKKYDLPITAASAEIAWRIPQRSELMNQTSMAANDKGEPFIISYWRGAGNVPQYQLLYRQKGEWQHSDLGFRKMNFTLSGMGTKSIPISRPQLVIGQKRRHSTVHVVFRDAERNSVISIASAAVKSRKPLQWQLADVYEQSVAAWEPNYDVAQWTNNKQLYLFVQQVVQADAEGLIKTKPTPVQVLQVKW; the protein is encoded by the coding sequence ATGCAGCTACCTTTCGGTTTTACTTATAATGATGAAATTGATGCTGCGTCTTTTTTCTTACTACTGGGTTGTCATTGTGCGGTGTTTTTGCCGGCACAAAAACTATCGCCGGTGGTTTGCGGCATCACTACGGTGGGCGATGGTTGGGCTGGCAATTCTGTCAACACCGTCATCTTTCGCAAGCATGCACTTACTTCTGTTGCCGATACGCAATTCATTGCCTACTACAATCAGGCAGGAAACGTAGTGCTGGGCAAACGCCATGTTGCCGATACGGGTTGGCAAACAGTTGTCACAGCTTTTACAGGCAATATTCATGATGCCCATAACAGCATCAGCATTGTGGCCGATGCGGCGGGCTACCTGCACATGGCATGGGATCATCACGGGCATCCGTTGCATTATGCCAAAAGTGAGGCACCGGGTTCGCTCCGGTTGCATAGCATGGAAATGATAGGCACTCAGGAGCAAAAAGTAACCTACCCGGAATTTCATGCCTTGCCCAACGGGCAGCTCATTTTTTTGTACCGCGATGGCAGTTCGGGCAATGGCAATCTTGTCATCAACAGCTATAACCCCGCCACCGGGCGCTGGAAACGGATGCACAATAATTTGATTGATGGCGAAGGATTGCGCAATGCATACTGGCAGGCATGTGTAGACGCGAAAGGAAGATTGCATGTATCGTGGGTGTGGCGGGAGAGCCCCGATGTAGCCAGCAATCATGACATGTGCTATGCAGTATCGGCCGATGGCGGCGATACCTGGCAACAATCGAATGGTAAAAAATATGATTTGCCTATTACTGCTGCCTCTGCAGAAATAGCGTGGCGCATTCCGCAACGCAGCGAACTGATGAATCAAACGTCCATGGCGGCCAACGATAAAGGAGAACCTTTTATCATCAGCTATTGGCGAGGCGCTGGCAATGTGCCGCAATACCAGTTGTTGTACAGGCAAAAAGGTGAGTGGCAACACAGCGATTTGGGATTCAGGAAAATGAATTTTACACTCAGCGGAATGGGCACCAAGAGCATTCCTATATCGAGACCGCAATTGGTGATTGGGCAAAAAAGACGACACAGTACCGTGCACGTTGTTTTCAGAGATGCAGAACGAAACAGTGTTATCAGCATTGCGAGTGCTGCTGTAAAAAGCCGCAAGCCTTTGCAATGGCAGCTGGCAGATGTGTATGAACAATCCGTTGCTGCATGGGAGCCCAACTATGATGTGGCACAATGGACAAATAATAAGCAGCTGTATTTGTTTGTACAACAAGTGGTACAGGCCGATGCGGAAGGACTGATTAAAACAAAGCCAACACCGGTGCAGGTGTTGCAGGTAAAATGGTAG
- a CDS encoding glycoside hydrolase family 88/105 protein, translated as MITRWTNTQAYVVATMIAVVLSMACGHTQKATQTAAAQQQVLQLIHLVNNNWQQTHQPTVNAFWDNAAYHTGNMEVYALTKHEPYREYSTQWATHNQWKGAKSDDISKWKLTYGETDEYVLFGDWQICFQTYIDLYKLQPDESKIARAKQVMQYQIQTPRNDYWWWSDGLYMVMPVMTKMYSITKEPLYLEKLYSYLQFADSIMYDDSEGLYFRDARYVYPKHKTASGGKDFWSRGNGWVVAGLAKLLQDLPAQDAHRLFYENKLKSMAAALKKCQHADGYWTRSLTDEKQSPGFETSGTAFFTYGILWGINHGLLSKVEYGPVVEKAWQALTTTAVQPNGTIGYVQPIGERAIPGQIVDKNSTANFGVGAWLLAACEMYRYLGKK; from the coding sequence ATGATAACGAGATGGACAAACACACAAGCCTACGTTGTAGCAACGATGATTGCAGTTGTGCTATCGATGGCCTGTGGACATACGCAAAAAGCAACGCAGACTGCTGCTGCGCAGCAACAAGTGTTGCAGCTCATTCATTTGGTCAACAATAACTGGCAGCAAACACATCAACCCACCGTGAATGCATTTTGGGACAATGCTGCATACCATACGGGCAATATGGAAGTGTATGCACTCACGAAGCACGAACCTTACCGGGAATATTCTACTCAATGGGCTACCCACAACCAGTGGAAAGGTGCCAAATCGGATGATATCAGCAAATGGAAATTGACCTACGGCGAAACAGATGAATATGTGTTGTTTGGCGATTGGCAAATCTGTTTTCAGACTTACATAGATCTGTATAAGTTACAACCCGACGAATCCAAAATAGCCCGTGCAAAGCAAGTGATGCAATACCAGATACAAACGCCGAGAAATGATTACTGGTGGTGGAGCGATGGCTTGTACATGGTAATGCCGGTGATGACGAAAATGTATAGCATCACGAAGGAGCCTTTGTATTTAGAAAAGCTCTACAGCTATTTGCAATTTGCCGACAGCATTATGTACGATGATTCAGAAGGCTTGTATTTCAGGGATGCGAGGTATGTTTATCCCAAACACAAAACAGCAAGTGGCGGAAAAGATTTTTGGTCGAGGGGTAATGGTTGGGTAGTAGCCGGGCTTGCCAAACTGTTGCAGGATTTGCCAGCACAGGATGCACACCGGTTGTTTTATGAAAACAAGTTGAAAAGCATGGCAGCTGCTTTAAAAAAATGTCAGCATGCCGATGGCTACTGGACCCGCAGTCTTACCGACGAAAAACAATCGCCCGGCTTTGAAACCAGTGGTACTGCATTTTTTACCTACGGCATTTTGTGGGGCATCAATCATGGTTTGCTAAGTAAGGTGGAGTATGGCCCCGTAGTGGAAAAAGCATGGCAGGCTTTAACGACAACGGCGGTACAACCCAATGGCACCATTGGTTATGTACAGCCCATTGGCGAAAGAGCAATTCCGGGACAAATCGTAGATAAAAATTCAACGGCCAACTTTGGTGTAGGTGCATGGCTGCTGGCTGCCTGCGAAATGTATCGCTATCTGGGTAAGAAATAA
- a CDS encoding UDP-glucose--hexose-1-phosphate uridylyltransferase produces MFSIHEHAHTRLNLLTGDWVLVSPHRTKRPWQGKVETLPADNRPAYDATCYLCPGNKRADGATNPDYTDSFVFVNDFSALLTDTPDGDVNINGLLQAKSAKGICKVISFSPDHSKTLPTLPVSTIAKVIDLWCAEMTSIAQDKDIQYIQIFENKGDIMGCSNPHPHGQIWAQNSVPLEVSKETKQQQQYYERYWRTLLSDYVNTELQQQERIVLEHEHFVALVPFWAVWPFETMIVPKRPMAQINEMTQDERLAFAIMLKELTAKYDNLFHVSFPYSAGIHQAPVNNGQHPAWHWHMHFYPPLLRSATVKKFMVGYEMLANPQRDVTPEWAAERLRSLPVKHYKEM; encoded by the coding sequence ATGTTTAGCATTCACGAACATGCACATACAAGATTGAATTTACTTACCGGCGATTGGGTGTTGGTATCGCCACACCGTACCAAACGACCATGGCAGGGCAAAGTAGAAACACTGCCCGCCGACAATCGACCGGCGTACGATGCTACCTGCTACTTATGCCCCGGCAATAAACGGGCCGATGGTGCTACCAATCCTGACTATACCGATTCATTTGTGTTTGTCAATGATTTTTCGGCATTGCTGACCGATACGCCCGATGGAGATGTAAACATTAATGGATTGCTGCAGGCCAAAAGCGCCAAAGGCATTTGCAAAGTCATCAGCTTTTCGCCCGATCATAGCAAAACTTTGCCAACGCTGCCCGTAAGTACCATTGCCAAAGTGATTGATTTGTGGTGTGCTGAAATGACGAGCATTGCGCAGGACAAAGACATTCAGTACATCCAGATTTTTGAAAACAAGGGTGATATTATGGGCTGCTCCAACCCGCACCCACACGGACAAATTTGGGCACAAAACAGTGTGCCGCTTGAAGTAAGTAAAGAGACGAAGCAGCAGCAGCAATACTACGAACGTTACTGGCGCACCTTGCTCAGCGATTATGTAAACACCGAGCTACAACAGCAGGAGCGGATAGTGCTGGAGCATGAGCATTTTGTAGCATTGGTTCCCTTTTGGGCGGTATGGCCATTCGAAACGATGATTGTGCCCAAACGCCCCATGGCGCAAATCAATGAGATGACGCAAGATGAACGACTAGCATTTGCCATCATGCTCAAAGAACTCACTGCCAAGTATGATAATCTTTTTCATGTTTCCTTTCCTTATTCGGCCGGTATCCATCAGGCGCCGGTGAATAACGGGCAACATCCGGCGTGGCACTGGCACATGCATTTTTACCCGCCATTGCTTCGCTCTGCTACTGTGAAAAAATTTATGGTTGGCTACGAAATGCTGGCCAATCCACAACGGGATGTAACGCCAGAGTGGGCCGCAGAAAGATTGCGTAGCTTGCCGGTAAAGCATTATAAAGAAATGTAG